From bacterium, the proteins below share one genomic window:
- a CDS encoding TlpA disulfide reductase family protein — MIKKSLFVSFLVVLAVAAPILSRGGAVAEAGSAFNTLRIVPGDAAPPPDFTFPDLEGKPHRLRDLKGKVVILAFFATWCPLCNEEMPRLKAIHEKYKDRGLTVLAVSIDRAGAGLVRAWVKEKKLTYPVLHDQRYASRRSHNVRFVPTVYLLDRQQKLAAWVIGAADWDRGKGASLIERLLKAPEREKSSAVPKKTTQRP, encoded by the coding sequence ATGATAAAAAAAAGCCTGTTCGTCTCTTTTTTGGTTGTCCTGGCCGTTGCGGCCCCGATCCTTTCCCGGGGGGGTGCCGTTGCAGAGGCTGGCTCCGCCTTCAATACCCTGCGCATCGTGCCGGGGGATGCCGCCCCGCCCCCCGATTTTACATTTCCCGACCTGGAGGGGAAACCGCACCGCCTGCGGGACCTGAAGGGAAAGGTCGTTATCCTCGCTTTTTTCGCCACCTGGTGTCCGCTCTGCAACGAGGAGATGCCCCGCCTCAAGGCCATCCATGAGAAATACAAGGACCGGGGGCTGACCGTTCTCGCCGTTTCGATCGATCGCGCCGGGGCGGGGCTGGTGCGCGCCTGGGTCAAAGAGAAAAAACTCACCTATCCCGTTCTCCACGATCAGCGCTACGCCTCCCGGAGATCGCACAACGTCCGGTTCGTGCCGACGGTCTATTTGCTCGATCGGCAGCAGAAACTGGCGGCCTGGGTGATCGGCGCCGCCGACTGGGATCGCGGGAAGGGCGCTTCTCTCATCGAGCGTCTCCTGAAAGCGCCGGAGCGGGAAAAATCCTCGGCTGTGCCGAAGAAAACCACACAGCGCCCGTAG
- the thiE gene encoding thiamine phosphate synthase: MPLDPTLIVITDREILARASGMPLPDAVRAAAAGGATMIQLREKELGGGEMLRTADALKAALEGTGCALTINDRLDVALACGAAGVHLGQSDLPLPRARAVGGEKLIYGVSGGKPEWAARAAADGADYIGAGPIRATGSKADARAPIGVEGLAEVLSHAGGVPVVAIGGVTAEWVAPVIEAGASGIAVIGAVMGAPDPEAAARGLRRLIDGAKR; the protein is encoded by the coding sequence ATGCCGCTGGATCCGACACTGATCGTCATCACCGATCGGGAGATTCTCGCCCGGGCCTCGGGAATGCCGCTTCCGGATGCCGTCCGGGCGGCGGCGGCCGGGGGCGCCACGATGATTCAGTTGCGGGAGAAGGAACTCGGCGGCGGGGAGATGCTCCGCACCGCGGATGCGCTCAAGGCGGCCCTCGAGGGAACCGGCTGCGCCCTGACGATCAACGATCGGCTCGATGTGGCGCTGGCCTGCGGCGCGGCGGGCGTGCATCTGGGGCAGAGCGACCTTCCGCTTCCCCGGGCGCGGGCGGTCGGCGGGGAGAAACTCATCTACGGTGTCTCCGGAGGAAAGCCCGAGTGGGCGGCCCGGGCGGCGGCCGATGGGGCGGACTACATCGGCGCCGGGCCGATCCGTGCGACCGGCAGCAAGGCGGACGCCCGCGCGCCCATCGGCGTCGAAGGGCTTGCCGAGGTTCTCTCCCATGCGGGCGGCGTGCCCGTTGTGGCGATCGGCGGTGTCACGGCGGAATGGGTGGCGCCGGTCATCGAAGCGGGGGCGAGCGGCATCGCGGTCATCGGCGCGGTGATGGGCGCGCCCGACCCGGAGGCTGCGGCGCGGGGGCTGCGCCGCCTGATCGATGGGGCGAAAAGATGA
- the thiL gene encoding thiamine-phosphate kinase has product MNQDAPQSAGDLGEFALIERLRGLLSPDVSAGDVIVGNGDDAAVVDAGGGKCWVLTCDVQVQGEHFPRKGISGYSVGQKALAVNISDIAAMGGAPRFAIVSLGIPAKLPVSFLDELYEGINAKAGRWDVLVLGGNISRTEGPFFIDVFVLGEIAREEILLRSGAQPGDQILVTGYLGDAAAGLHLIRHPELKVRDETHTVLTFAQLRPQPRVEEGRAIAKLRLAHSMMDLSDGLVGDLGHLCKASGVGALIWENALPISGHMLDLATISRIRPADWALHGGEDYELLLTAPVEHVSELQKAVREGAGAHLTPIGEVLPPGEGILLKKGETTVPLEAKTWDHFRSPRDEPDAKKA; this is encoded by the coding sequence ATGAACCAGGACGCACCTCAGAGCGCGGGCGATCTCGGGGAGTTCGCCCTGATCGAGCGGCTCCGCGGGCTGCTGTCGCCGGATGTCTCCGCCGGCGATGTGATTGTCGGCAACGGCGATGACGCCGCCGTGGTGGACGCCGGCGGGGGGAAATGCTGGGTCCTGACGTGCGATGTCCAGGTGCAGGGGGAGCATTTTCCACGGAAGGGGATTTCCGGATACAGCGTCGGGCAGAAGGCGCTGGCCGTCAACATCAGCGATATCGCCGCGATGGGGGGCGCTCCCCGGTTTGCGATTGTCTCCCTCGGCATTCCGGCCAAGCTGCCGGTTTCTTTCCTGGATGAGCTTTATGAGGGGATCAACGCGAAGGCCGGGCGGTGGGATGTCCTGGTTTTGGGCGGAAACATATCGCGGACGGAGGGCCCATTTTTCATCGATGTTTTCGTGCTGGGGGAGATCGCGCGCGAGGAGATTCTCCTGCGAAGCGGCGCCCAGCCGGGCGATCAGATTCTGGTGACCGGCTATCTGGGCGATGCTGCCGCCGGCCTTCATCTGATTCGCCACCCGGAGCTGAAGGTGCGCGACGAGACGCACACGGTTCTGACGTTCGCGCAGCTCCGGCCGCAGCCCCGGGTGGAGGAGGGCCGTGCCATCGCGAAGCTTCGCCTGGCCCATTCGATGATGGACCTCAGCGACGGGCTGGTGGGTGATTTGGGGCATCTTTGCAAGGCGAGCGGCGTCGGCGCCCTCATCTGGGAGAATGCTCTCCCGATTTCGGGGCATATGCTAGACTTGGCAACAATTTCCCGAATACGGCCGGCGGACTGGGCGCTTCACGGCGGGGAGGACTATGAGCTTCTCCTCACGGCGCCGGTGGAGCACGTGTCGGAGCTGCAAAAGGCCGTGCGCGAGGGTGCGGGCGCGCACCTGACGCCCATCGGCGAGGTGCTTCCCCCCGGGGAGGGGATACTTCTCAAAAAAGGGGAGACGACCGTTCCGCTTGAGGCGAAGACCTGGGACCATTTCCGATCCCCGCGGGATGAACCTGATGCGAAGAAGGCGTAG
- a CDS encoding substrate-binding domain-containing protein produces MRRFLVLCVLLGIFSTGLSRPADAAERLKLATTTSTDNSGLLKWLHPVFEKMYGVQVHVIAVGTGQALRLGQNGDVDVVLVHARKAEEAFVAAGYGVDRREVMYNDFVIVGPASDPAGVKGLREAADALRLIMNKKALWFSRGDDSGTHKKEKQFWSEIGSQPKGAWYRSLGQGMGRTLLIADEKRGYVLTDRGTYIALSSNKKISLKVLVERGKSLLNPYSVIRVNPKRHLHVNSNLARQYADFLVSQEGQNRIASFRLSGKVLFHPSARPVPGN; encoded by the coding sequence ATGCGGCGATTTTTGGTTCTGTGTGTCCTGCTGGGGATTTTTTCCACCGGGCTTTCGCGTCCGGCGGATGCGGCGGAGCGGCTCAAGCTCGCCACGACGACGAGCACGGACAATTCCGGTCTTCTGAAATGGCTCCATCCGGTTTTTGAGAAAATGTACGGCGTTCAGGTGCACGTCATCGCCGTGGGAACGGGCCAGGCGCTCCGGCTGGGGCAGAATGGCGATGTGGACGTGGTTCTGGTGCACGCCCGGAAGGCGGAGGAAGCGTTCGTCGCGGCCGGCTACGGCGTGGACCGCCGGGAGGTGATGTACAACGATTTTGTCATCGTGGGACCCGCTTCCGATCCGGCCGGGGTGAAGGGCTTGCGCGAGGCGGCCGATGCCCTGCGCCTCATCATGAACAAGAAGGCGCTCTGGTTCAGCCGCGGGGATGATTCGGGAACGCACAAGAAAGAAAAACAGTTCTGGAGCGAGATAGGTTCTCAGCCGAAAGGCGCCTGGTACCGTTCGCTCGGTCAGGGTATGGGCCGCACCCTTCTGATCGCGGACGAGAAAAGAGGATACGTCCTCACGGACCGCGGGACGTACATCGCACTTTCCTCCAACAAGAAAATTTCGCTGAAGGTGCTGGTGGAAAGAGGCAAATCCCTTCTGAATCCCTACAGCGTGATCCGGGTGAATCCGAAGCGCCATCTGCACGTCAACTCCAATCTGGCGCGCCAGTACGCGGATTTTCTCGTGTCGCAGGAGGGGCAGAATCGCATCGCCTCCTTCCGGCTTTCGGGCAAGGTTCTTTTCCATCCCAGCGCCCGGCCGGTGCCGGGGAACTGA